One Paenibacillus riograndensis SBR5 DNA segment encodes these proteins:
- a CDS encoding ClpP family protease, which translates to MEATEGTNVGTNEEVLPDGVKPQTSEPVLPGTAGMVKELGQTAVPTGEPDIFCITIIGQIEGHFVLPPHNKTTKYEHIIPQLVAAEQSKTIKGLLIILNTVGGDVEAGLAIAEMIASLSKPTVTVVIGGGHSIGVPIAVASSYSIIAESATMTIHPIRMNGLVIGVPQTFEYMERMQERMVRFVTSHSRISEQQFKDLMFRTGELNRDIGTAVGGYDAVKYGLMDEVGGIGAALSRLNGMIAGETGQLVEQVMQGGLTQ; encoded by the coding sequence ATGGAAGCAACTGAAGGGACAAATGTCGGCACAAATGAGGAAGTTCTCCCGGATGGGGTGAAACCGCAAACCAGCGAGCCGGTTCTTCCGGGAACGGCAGGAATGGTGAAAGAGCTGGGTCAGACCGCTGTGCCCACCGGTGAGCCGGACATTTTCTGCATAACCATTATCGGACAGATTGAGGGGCATTTTGTGCTGCCTCCGCATAATAAAACCACCAAATACGAACATATTATTCCACAGCTGGTTGCCGCCGAGCAGAGCAAAACGATCAAAGGCCTGCTGATTATTCTGAATACGGTCGGCGGTGATGTTGAGGCCGGGCTTGCGATTGCGGAGATGATCGCTTCGCTGTCGAAGCCTACGGTGACTGTGGTCATTGGCGGAGGACACAGCATCGGCGTGCCGATTGCAGTAGCCTCCAGCTACTCCATCATTGCCGAGAGCGCGACGATGACGATTCATCCGATCCGTATGAACGGCCTGGTGATCGGGGTACCGCAGACTTTTGAATATATGGAGCGGATGCAGGAGAGGATGGTGAGGTTTGTAACCTCTCATTCACGGATATCCGAGCAGCAGTTCAAGGATCTGATGTTCCGTACCGGTGAGCTGAACCGGGATATCGGTACGGCAGTCGGCGGTTATGATGCGGTCAAGTACGGACTGATGGATGAGGTAGGCGGAATCGGTGCAGCGCTGTCCCGGTTGAACGGAATGATTGCCGGTGAGACAGGGCAGCTGGTGGAACAGGTTATGCAGGGAGGGCTTACACAATGA
- a CDS encoding FtsK/SpoIIIE family DNA translocase translates to MAKRRKKKKKALLGSVLKYEIYGIMLITISVIALSGEAAVGRSLSNMSGYLLGRFYFVLPLVGIFYGLMVMIHRRWPSKWTSRHSGALLLVLSMCLMSTISAMEQKLGPLSMLHPGNVLAQIHNDLSGSLSSGADGSEVYMLGKDISGGYVGALEYAALLWLFGSLGAKLLMIVMLAISFMLITNLSYVELFTLLRVRVMKLAEGIRQRTANRPAAVPVTSRPARTGRTAAPQPVQDDDDEDEDDQQLPSRSQPQFLRRIGGWFSGASRTGQPAGEAHPADEEADVVLAGTPSEPIISGFSAGDQSQLDDDEDYLGDDMEPVTPIIRDFFEHIRAEGLNAEDREEWSEFSPAARSGAVREAVSGTPPVNGGATAEEAVPEEDLTRLELDGLLDSAEGGEPVPVPLPPPPKPYKLPPFRLLAKPNSGGKSGDQNDYMQTARKLEATLESFGVRAKVLEVVRGPAVTRYEIQPDIGVKVSRIVNLTDDIALALAAKDIRMEAPIPGKSAIGIEVPNPEVSVVTMREVMETQIFQDAESRLSIAFGRDISGQTIVGNLAKMPHLLVAGATGSGKSVCINGIITSILYKAKPNEVKFLMVDPKMVELNVYNGIPHLLAPVVTDPKRASLALKKIVVEMEKRYELFSKSGTRNVEGYNNLMKDNPAAVLPYIVVIVDELADLMMVAANDVEDAICRLAQMARAAGIHLIIATQRPSVDVITGLIKANIPSRIAFGVSSNVDSRTILDMPGAEKLLGRGDMLFLPMGASKPIRVQGAFMSDQEVETIVQYVSSQGEANYDESIVPEVDDTVTEDDEPQDELYEQAVQIVLEAKQASVSLLQRRMRVGYTRAARLIDAMEARSVIGPYEGSKPREVLMSLEQYQHNRISS, encoded by the coding sequence GTGGCTAAACGAAGAAAGAAAAAGAAAAAGGCGCTGCTCGGCAGCGTTTTAAAATATGAAATCTATGGGATTATGCTGATTACAATCTCCGTCATCGCATTATCCGGTGAGGCGGCGGTAGGGCGCTCCCTCTCGAATATGTCAGGCTATTTATTAGGCAGATTCTATTTTGTGCTGCCGCTGGTAGGTATTTTTTATGGATTGATGGTCATGATTCACCGGAGGTGGCCTTCCAAATGGACAAGCCGCCATTCCGGTGCGCTGCTGCTGGTGCTGTCCATGTGCCTGATGAGCACGATTTCGGCCATGGAGCAGAAATTAGGCCCTTTATCGATGCTTCATCCCGGCAATGTGCTGGCCCAAATACATAATGATCTGTCAGGCTCGCTTTCATCTGGTGCAGACGGCAGTGAGGTATACATGCTGGGCAAGGATATCAGCGGAGGATACGTGGGGGCGCTGGAGTACGCAGCTTTGCTGTGGCTGTTCGGCAGTCTGGGCGCCAAGCTGCTGATGATCGTCATGCTGGCGATCAGCTTTATGCTGATCACGAACCTCTCCTATGTAGAACTGTTTACCTTGCTTCGGGTCCGGGTAATGAAGCTGGCGGAAGGCATCCGGCAGAGGACCGCCAACCGGCCGGCTGCGGTTCCGGTAACCTCCAGACCTGCTAGAACCGGAAGAACGGCTGCTCCACAGCCTGTGCAGGATGACGACGATGAGGATGAGGATGATCAGCAGCTTCCAAGCCGCAGCCAGCCGCAGTTCCTGCGGAGAATCGGGGGCTGGTTCAGCGGAGCTTCAAGGACTGGACAGCCTGCGGGCGAAGCCCATCCGGCGGATGAAGAGGCAGATGTGGTGCTGGCCGGCACCCCTTCCGAACCTATTATCTCTGGTTTCTCCGCAGGAGATCAGTCACAGCTGGACGATGATGAAGATTACCTGGGTGATGATATGGAGCCTGTTACTCCGATTATTCGTGATTTCTTCGAGCATATCCGCGCAGAAGGCTTGAATGCGGAGGATCGCGAAGAGTGGAGCGAATTTTCTCCTGCAGCGCGCAGTGGAGCGGTCAGGGAAGCCGTTTCGGGTACACCTCCGGTTAACGGAGGTGCCACGGCTGAGGAAGCGGTGCCGGAAGAGGATCTGACACGGCTTGAGCTGGACGGGCTGCTGGATTCGGCGGAGGGTGGAGAACCAGTTCCCGTACCGCTGCCTCCTCCGCCCAAGCCGTACAAGCTGCCGCCTTTCCGGCTTTTGGCTAAGCCTAACAGCGGGGGCAAGTCCGGCGACCAGAATGATTACATGCAGACGGCACGCAAGCTGGAAGCCACGCTGGAGAGCTTTGGCGTGCGGGCGAAGGTGCTTGAGGTGGTTAGAGGACCAGCAGTTACAAGGTACGAGATTCAACCGGATATCGGGGTCAAGGTCAGCCGCATTGTGAATCTGACGGATGATATAGCGCTGGCCCTGGCGGCGAAGGATATCCGTATGGAGGCGCCTATTCCAGGCAAGTCTGCCATCGGGATTGAAGTGCCTAATCCGGAAGTGTCGGTCGTAACCATGCGCGAGGTCATGGAGACCCAGATTTTCCAGGATGCCGAATCCAGATTATCGATTGCCTTCGGGCGGGATATTTCCGGGCAGACGATTGTCGGCAATCTGGCCAAGATGCCCCATCTCCTTGTAGCGGGAGCGACGGGCTCCGGGAAGTCTGTCTGCATTAACGGGATTATTACCAGTATTTTATATAAGGCCAAACCGAATGAGGTTAAGTTTCTGATGGTTGACCCCAAGATGGTTGAGCTTAATGTGTATAACGGAATTCCTCATCTGCTCGCTCCGGTCGTCACAGATCCCAAGCGGGCCAGCCTGGCGCTGAAGAAAATTGTGGTTGAAATGGAGAAAAGATATGAACTCTTCTCCAAATCGGGCACGCGCAATGTGGAAGGCTACAATAATCTGATGAAGGATAACCCGGCTGCGGTGCTGCCTTATATTGTGGTGATTGTGGACGAGCTTGCCGATCTCATGATGGTTGCAGCTAATGATGTCGAGGATGCGATCTGCCGCCTGGCGCAAATGGCCCGTGCAGCCGGCATCCACTTAATCATTGCAACCCAGCGTCCGTCCGTCGATGTCATCACAGGACTTATTAAGGCTAATATTCCTTCACGTATTGCGTTTGGAGTGTCCTCTAACGTCGATTCGCGGACCATTCTGGATATGCCGGGAGCGGAGAAACTGCTGGGGCGGGGCGATATGCTCTTCCTGCCTATGGGCGCATCGAAGCCGATACGCGTCCAGGGTGCTTTTATGAGCGATCAGGAAGTAGAAACGATTGTCCAGTATGTCAGCAGCCAGGGGGAAGCCAATTACGATGAGTCCATTGTCCCTGAAGTGGATGACACGGTGACAGAAGACGATGAGCCGCAGGATGAATTGTACGAGCAGGCGGTACAGATTGTGCTGGAAGCGAAGCAGGCTTCTGTATCGCTGCTTCAGCGGCGCATGCGTGTAGGTTACACCCGCGCTGCCCGGCTGATTGATGCCATGGAGGCCCGGAGTGTGATCGGTCCATACGAGGGCAGTAAACCTCGCGAGGTGTTGATGTCTCTTGAGCAGTACCAGCATAACCGGATTAGCTCGTAA
- a CDS encoding YlzJ-like family protein, which translates to MTLYTVIPLEQVFEGAVSFMEPLEEVSFQGLLMQVEPLDRGRARIVRLLDCPLEKYLDPAFSPGAIISWK; encoded by the coding sequence ATGACCTTGTATACTGTTATTCCGCTGGAACAAGTATTTGAAGGGGCAGTCAGCTTCATGGAGCCGCTTGAAGAGGTCAGCTTTCAGGGGCTCCTGATGCAGGTGGAACCGCTGGACCGCGGACGGGCGCGTATCGTCAGGCTGCTGGATTGTCCGCTGGAAAAGTATCTGGACCCGGCATTTTCACCGGGAGCCATCATCAGCTGGAAATAA
- the sleB gene encoding spore cortex-lytic enzyme, translated as MKKHTQWIFAALTLALAAAPSTAILLKEPGAVYANQNNHTSVMTEGIVPEEEALPVFGTTPLKVGSSGQDVYELQGRLKHLGYYAGAIDSQFGAKTRNAVTWFQWKFGMEADGIVGAKTKLKLYNATKAWRPTEPSTSTANKTEGNGNTGASNGANTNTAELSSGNTMGLSENDLRIMANAVYGESRGEPFEGQVAVAAVILNRVKSPNFPNTPSGVIFQPGAFTAVADGQIYLEPNEQARKAVQQALNGWDPSGGCIYYFNPKTATSKWIWSRPQVKTIGQHIFCM; from the coding sequence ATGAAAAAGCATACGCAATGGATATTTGCCGCACTAACCCTTGCACTGGCAGCTGCACCGTCCACAGCTATACTCCTCAAGGAACCAGGTGCAGTCTACGCGAATCAGAATAATCATACATCTGTAATGACGGAGGGTATTGTGCCGGAGGAAGAGGCGCTGCCTGTATTCGGGACAACCCCGCTTAAGGTGGGTTCTTCCGGACAGGATGTCTACGAGCTGCAGGGCAGACTCAAGCATCTCGGATATTATGCGGGTGCCATAGACAGCCAATTCGGGGCCAAAACCAGAAATGCCGTTACCTGGTTCCAGTGGAAATTCGGGATGGAGGCAGATGGTATTGTAGGGGCCAAAACAAAGCTGAAGCTCTATAACGCCACCAAAGCCTGGAGGCCTACAGAACCGTCAACCAGCACTGCCAATAAGACGGAAGGCAATGGGAACACCGGAGCTTCAAATGGGGCCAACACGAATACAGCCGAGCTTAGCTCGGGCAACACCATGGGGCTGTCGGAGAATGATCTCAGAATTATGGCCAATGCAGTATATGGCGAGTCGCGCGGTGAACCGTTTGAAGGCCAGGTCGCAGTAGCCGCAGTGATTCTGAACCGTGTGAAATCACCAAACTTCCCGAATACACCTTCCGGTGTAATTTTTCAGCCGGGCGCCTTCACCGCGGTGGCGGATGGACAGATTTATCTGGAGCCGAATGAACAGGCGCGCAAGGCGGTGCAGCAGGCCCTTAACGGGTGGGACCCTTCCGGCGGCTGCATTTATTACTTCAATCCGAAGACAGCCACCTCCAAATGGATTTGGAGCCGTCCGCAGGTGAAGACCATCGGCCAGCATATTTTCTGCATGTAG
- the yfmH gene encoding EF-P 5-aminopentanol modification-associated protein YfmH produces MEKIHYEKLQETLYHEVMDNGLQVYVLPKPAFLKTYATFATKYGSVDNHFKVAGGEETTVPDGIAHFLEHKMFEEPEGDIFATFASNGASANAFTSFDQTVYLFSATENIETNLSTLVDFVQRPYFTDENVEKEKGIIGQEINMYADNPDWRVYFGLIEAMYSKHPVHIDIAGTIESIATITKETLYTCYNSFYHPSNMLLFVVGGVDPEKVFELIRNNQNGKSYGKQGEIQRIFEEEPVQVAAKVKESKLAVSMPKMLFGFKEKVEGLTGEAAVRRDLTTKLMLDLLLGSSTALYQKLYDEELISDSFGHEFNSSPQYAFSAIGGDTKDTDLLLKRIKEEINLVLASGFAEKDFERARKKKIGGYLRMLNSPESIAHEFTRYQFRGGDLFEVLPLYESITLEEVNERLRSHVDWEQLAVSLVVSP; encoded by the coding sequence GTGGAAAAGATTCATTACGAGAAACTTCAAGAAACGCTGTATCACGAGGTTATGGATAACGGTCTGCAGGTGTATGTGCTGCCGAAGCCGGCTTTTCTCAAAACCTATGCCACCTTTGCGACCAAATACGGGTCCGTGGATAATCACTTCAAGGTTGCAGGGGGCGAAGAAACGACCGTTCCCGACGGCATAGCCCACTTTCTGGAGCACAAAATGTTCGAGGAGCCGGAAGGCGACATTTTCGCCACCTTTGCATCCAACGGGGCTTCAGCAAATGCGTTCACCAGCTTTGACCAGACGGTCTACCTCTTTTCGGCAACCGAAAATATCGAGACCAATCTCAGTACACTTGTGGATTTCGTGCAGCGGCCTTATTTCACCGATGAGAATGTGGAGAAGGAAAAGGGCATCATCGGCCAGGAAATCAATATGTATGCGGATAATCCCGACTGGCGCGTTTATTTTGGCCTGATCGAAGCCATGTATTCCAAACACCCGGTCCATATCGATATTGCCGGTACCATCGAATCGATTGCCACGATCACCAAGGAAACCTTGTATACCTGCTACAATTCCTTCTACCATCCCAGCAATATGCTGTTATTTGTAGTTGGCGGAGTCGATCCGGAGAAGGTGTTCGAGCTGATCCGCAACAACCAGAACGGCAAATCTTACGGCAAACAGGGTGAAATCCAGCGCATCTTTGAGGAAGAGCCTGTACAGGTAGCGGCAAAAGTCAAGGAGAGCAAGCTGGCGGTGTCCATGCCGAAGATGCTGTTTGGCTTCAAGGAAAAGGTGGAGGGTCTGACCGGGGAAGCTGCGGTGCGCCGCGATTTGACGACCAAGCTGATGCTGGACCTGCTGCTCGGAAGCAGTACGGCCTTGTACCAGAAATTGTATGACGAAGAGCTGATCTCGGACAGCTTCGGACATGAATTCAACAGCTCACCGCAATACGCGTTTTCGGCGATCGGCGGAGATACCAAAGATACTGATCTGCTGCTGAAGCGGATAAAGGAAGAAATCAATCTCGTGCTGGCGTCTGGTTTTGCGGAGAAGGATTTTGAACGGGCCCGCAAAAAGAAAATCGGCGGCTATCTGCGAATGCTGAATTCGCCTGAGAGCATTGCCCATGAATTCACGCGGTACCAGTTCCGCGGAGGAGACCTTTTTGAAGTGCTTCCGCTCTATGAATCGATCACACTGGAAGAAGTGAATGAACGTCTGCGCTCGCATGTCGACTGGGAGCAGCTTGCAGTGTCGCTTGTGGTGAGCCCTTAA
- the yfmF gene encoding EF-P 5-aminopentanol modification-associated protein YfmF produces the protein MRIHVLPTKAFKTFAISLYAGVPLDEHTVTPTALIPFVLRRGTANYPETTQFRERLEELYGAGFGFDIYKRGDYQIVQFRMDTINDSFVQSKESLLGESFAFLGEVLTKPLLEDGSFRASYVATERETVRKKLEAIVNDKIRYAAERCIEEMCRQEPYRLHPLGQRADLDGITPESLYQSYHSWLGGAILDLYVVGDTTPEEVEKLVTRHFGRTHGNAAGYSSNFSPVAVTEVRTVEEKLDVNQGKLNMGLRTPITYKDDRYASALMYNGILGGYPHSKLFVNVREKESLAYYASSRYDGHKGIGTIQSGIETQNYSKAVDIIRKQLDELQAGNISDLELSQTKAMIRNLLSEIQDSAFEMISFDFNRQLSGKDRSAQELLAQVDSTGAEDVKAAAGTFELDTIYFLTGKGE, from the coding sequence ATGCGCATTCACGTTCTGCCGACCAAGGCGTTCAAGACGTTCGCCATCTCACTCTATGCCGGTGTTCCGCTTGATGAACATACGGTGACCCCGACAGCGCTGATTCCCTTTGTGCTGCGCAGAGGAACGGCAAATTATCCCGAAACCACACAGTTCCGTGAGCGTCTGGAGGAGTTGTACGGGGCCGGGTTCGGTTTTGACATTTATAAAAGAGGCGACTATCAGATTGTCCAGTTCCGTATGGATACAATCAATGATTCCTTCGTGCAGAGCAAAGAAAGCCTGCTGGGCGAATCGTTTGCGTTCCTTGGAGAGGTGCTGACAAAACCGCTGTTGGAGGATGGGAGTTTCCGCGCTTCCTATGTAGCCACTGAGCGCGAAACCGTGCGCAAGAAGCTGGAGGCAATCGTCAACGACAAAATCCGTTATGCAGCCGAACGCTGCATTGAAGAAATGTGCCGTCAGGAACCGTACCGTCTCCACCCGCTGGGCCAAAGAGCCGATCTCGACGGCATTACCCCGGAATCGCTTTATCAGTCCTATCATTCCTGGCTGGGCGGAGCCATTCTCGACCTGTATGTCGTTGGTGATACCACCCCTGAGGAAGTAGAGAAGCTGGTGACCCGCCATTTTGGCCGTACCCATGGGAATGCAGCAGGATATTCCTCCAATTTTTCACCAGTAGCCGTAACGGAGGTCCGCACTGTGGAAGAGAAGCTCGATGTCAATCAGGGGAAGCTCAACATGGGTCTGCGCACCCCGATAACTTACAAAGATGACAGGTATGCTTCAGCGCTCATGTACAACGGCATTCTGGGCGGATATCCGCACTCCAAGCTGTTTGTGAACGTGCGGGAAAAAGAGAGCCTGGCTTATTACGCATCCTCGCGTTATGACGGCCATAAAGGCATCGGCACCATTCAATCGGGAATTGAGACACAGAACTACAGCAAAGCCGTGGACATTATCCGCAAGCAGCTGGATGAACTCCAGGCCGGGAATATCAGTGACCTGGAGCTGAGCCAGACCAAAGCCATGATCCGCAATCTGCTCTCCGAAATCCAGGACTCCGCTTTTGAAATGATATCCTTTGATTTCAACCGTCAGTTGTCCGGAAAAGACCGCTCCGCCCAGGAACTCCTGGCTCAGGTTGACAGCACGGGGGCAGAAGATGTGAAGGCTGCAGCCGGCACCTTTGAGCTGGATACGATTTATTTCCTGACAGGGAAGGGGGAATAA
- a CDS encoding DUF3388 domain-containing protein, protein MEYKQWYMEYKIHKNRPGLLGDIASMLGMLEVNILTINGVEGKTRGMLLETSDDEKIMLMGEMLKKVDNITVTALRSPRLVDKLAVRHGRYIDRDSDDRKTFRFTRDELGLLVDFLGELFKREGNQVIGLRGMPRVGKTESIIAGSVCAMKRWTFVSSTLLRQTVRSQLAEDEMNPHNVFIIDGIVSTIRSNEKHYNLLQHVMSMPSTKVIEHPDIFVRESEYTYDDFDIIIELRNIPSEEILYDSFTTSYSDDL, encoded by the coding sequence GTGGAATATAAACAATGGTACATGGAGTATAAGATACATAAGAACAGACCTGGTCTGCTTGGTGATATCGCTTCAATGCTCGGAATGCTGGAGGTCAATATCCTGACCATTAACGGAGTAGAAGGCAAAACCCGCGGAATGCTGCTGGAAACAAGTGACGATGAAAAGATCATGCTGATGGGCGAAATGCTCAAAAAAGTTGATAATATAACGGTGACCGCCCTGCGTTCCCCGCGGCTTGTTGACAAGCTGGCCGTACGGCATGGGCGCTATATTGACCGCGACTCGGATGACCGCAAGACGTTCCGGTTCACCAGGGATGAACTGGGGCTGCTGGTTGATTTTCTCGGTGAGCTGTTTAAAAGGGAAGGAAATCAGGTTATTGGTCTTCGGGGCATGCCGCGTGTCGGCAAGACGGAGTCGATTATCGCCGGCAGTGTCTGTGCCATGAAGCGCTGGACCTTTGTCTCTTCGACGCTATTGCGCCAGACGGTACGCAGCCAGCTCGCCGAAGATGAAATGAATCCGCACAATGTATTCATTATTGACGGGATTGTCAGCACGATCCGCTCCAACGAGAAGCACTATAATCTGCTGCAGCATGTGATGAGCATGCCAAGCACGAAGGTGATTGAGCACCCGGATATTTTTGTGCGGGAATCCGAATACACCTATGATGATTTCGATATTATTATCGAGCTGCGCAATATACCAAGCGAAGAGATATTGTACGACTCGTTCACGACGAGCTACAGTGATGATCTATAA
- a CDS encoding RodZ domain-containing protein produces MSELGRHLKEARLQKGMSLDDVQEVTKIRKKYLEAIEAGDYKVLPGSFYVRAFIKTYAEAVDVNPDELMEEHGNVPAAPVETPMETVIQKRSRRPETERNAKWLPTVLMWTFPVLIIVVIYMYASSNMNKPEPDKAEPGNLTTATQDPSKVQPSPTAVGGGVAAPSATAGTGSGTAAPEATTAPTASPSPSPSSQEVTVTQDRKSGKTTVYKVSAPAGSAVQVQIAASGVSWLEVYKGENSKGEKLSFGNTAAGDNLSFTLDSEGMYIKSGYSPATEITVNGQVITDGKTSSRLLLELDNNPASEDTSGAQDSGTEGSQDNAANQGNTTTE; encoded by the coding sequence ATGTCGGAACTGGGCCGGCATTTGAAGGAGGCGCGTCTGCAAAAAGGGATGAGCCTTGATGATGTCCAGGAAGTAACGAAAATCCGCAAAAAATATCTAGAAGCCATCGAAGCGGGGGATTATAAGGTGTTGCCGGGAAGCTTTTATGTCCGGGCCTTTATCAAAACCTATGCGGAGGCCGTGGATGTAAATCCCGACGAGCTGATGGAAGAGCACGGCAACGTGCCTGCCGCTCCGGTAGAGACACCGATGGAAACGGTGATACAGAAGCGCAGCCGCAGACCGGAAACGGAACGGAATGCGAAATGGCTGCCCACAGTTCTGATGTGGACCTTTCCCGTGCTTATTATCGTGGTGATTTACATGTACGCTTCTTCCAATATGAACAAACCGGAGCCAGACAAAGCCGAACCCGGCAATCTGACCACGGCTACACAGGACCCGTCGAAGGTTCAGCCTTCCCCGACTGCAGTGGGAGGTGGTGTTGCGGCTCCTTCCGCTACGGCAGGCACGGGTTCGGGCACAGCGGCTCCTGAGGCGACAACAGCTCCAACGGCTTCACCATCACCATCACCATCCTCCCAGGAGGTAACGGTCACACAGGACCGCAAATCGGGAAAAACGACGGTGTACAAGGTGTCAGCACCTGCAGGAAGCGCCGTTCAGGTGCAGATCGCAGCGAGTGGCGTGAGTTGGCTTGAAGTCTACAAAGGCGAGAATTCCAAGGGAGAGAAGCTGAGCTTCGGCAATACTGCTGCCGGCGACAACCTGAGCTTCACACTTGACAGTGAAGGGATGTATATCAAGTCCGGATACTCCCCTGCTACGGAAATTACCGTCAATGGACAAGTAATCACGGACGGCAAAACCTCATCCCGGCTTCTTCTTGAGCTGGATAACAACCCGGCTTCCGAAGACACATCCGGAGCACAGGACAGCGGTACTGAGGGAAGCCAGGACAATGCAGCCAATCAGGGGAATACAACTACTGAATAA
- the ymfI gene encoding elongation factor P 5-aminopentanone reductase: MTLSGENSKPIGEMTVLITGGSGGIGGAIAERFASVGMNIVIHYMNSHEAANDVARRCMALGAKVMTVAADMKDRSQLVRMAERLAASGMQPDILVNNAGKAHYGMLADVTEEEWDEIMAVNLKGTFLCSQIFMPYMVSQRYGRIINVSSVWGISGASCEVAYSASKGGVNAFTKALAKELAPSGVTVNAVAPGAVQTAMLANLQADEMRMLEDEIPAGRLASPEEISSLVYFLALPESGYITGQIISPNGGWIT, translated from the coding sequence ATGACGCTTTCGGGAGAGAACAGCAAGCCAATAGGGGAAATGACCGTGCTCATTACCGGAGGCAGCGGGGGAATCGGCGGTGCAATTGCCGAACGTTTTGCCTCAGTCGGGATGAACATTGTTATTCATTATATGAATTCGCATGAAGCGGCGAATGATGTGGCCCGGCGCTGTATGGCGCTTGGAGCCAAGGTAATGACGGTGGCTGCGGATATGAAGGACCGCAGCCAGCTTGTGCGTATGGCCGAAAGGCTCGCAGCGAGCGGAATGCAGCCGGATATTCTGGTCAATAACGCCGGTAAGGCGCACTACGGGATGCTGGCGGATGTGACTGAGGAAGAATGGGACGAGATTATGGCGGTCAACCTGAAAGGCACCTTCCTGTGCAGCCAGATTTTCATGCCGTATATGGTGTCCCAGCGGTACGGGCGGATTATCAATGTATCCTCGGTCTGGGGAATTTCCGGCGCCTCCTGTGAAGTCGCTTATTCCGCCAGCAAAGGCGGCGTTAATGCCTTTACTAAGGCGCTAGCGAAGGAGCTGGCCCCGTCGGGAGTCACAGTCAACGCAGTAGCCCCTGGAGCCGTACAGACGGCGATGCTCGCCAACCTGCAAGCGGATGAGATGCGCATGCTGGAGGATGAGATTCCGGCAGGACGTCTGGCTTCTCCGGAGGAGATCTCTTCGCTGGTGTATTTTCTGGCGCTTCCGGAATCCGGTTATATCACCGGGCAGATCATCAGTCCGAACGGCGGGTGGATTACCTGA
- a CDS encoding YajQ family cyclic di-GMP-binding protein has protein sequence MSSESSFDIVSKMDMQELTNAVHQTEKEIDNRFDFKNSKSSLKLEKDALIIASEDEYKLNAVIDILQSKMVKRGITLKNLDFGKVEPASLGTVRQRLGLKQGIDHENAKKINILIRDSKLKVKSQIQGDQIRVTGKSRDDLQQIIQILRKADLPLDLQFNNLK, from the coding sequence TTGAGTTCGGAAAGTTCATTTGATATCGTGTCCAAAATGGACATGCAGGAGTTGACCAATGCCGTTCACCAGACGGAGAAGGAGATTGATAACCGCTTTGACTTCAAGAACAGCAAGAGCAGTCTGAAGCTGGAGAAGGATGCGCTTATCATCGCCTCAGAGGACGAATACAAGCTGAATGCCGTCATCGATATTTTACAGTCGAAGATGGTCAAGCGGGGCATTACACTCAAGAATCTGGATTTCGGCAAGGTTGAGCCGGCTTCTCTGGGCACTGTGCGCCAGCGTCTGGGTCTTAAGCAGGGAATTGATCATGAAAATGCCAAAAAAATCAACATTCTGATCCGTGATTCGAAGCTGAAGGTGAAGAGCCAAATCCAGGGGGACCAAATCCGCGTGACCGGCAAAAGCCGTGATGATCTGCAGCAGATTATCCAGATTCTGCGCAAAGCCGATTTGCCGCTGGATCTGCAGTTTAATAACTTAAAGTAA
- a CDS encoding DUF3243 domain-containing protein yields MSTDSVVKNFDTWKSFLGERVIQAEKMGMSEETISKLAFEIGEFLDKKVDPGNYSNRAIKELWDVGTDDEKQTIASLMVKLAKKNA; encoded by the coding sequence ATGTCAACAGACTCCGTAGTGAAGAACTTTGATACCTGGAAAAGCTTTCTGGGCGAGCGGGTCATTCAGGCTGAAAAAATGGGGATGAGCGAGGAAACCATTTCCAAGCTGGCTTTTGAAATCGGGGAGTTTCTCGATAAAAAAGTCGATCCGGGCAACTACTCCAACCGGGCGATCAAAGAGCTGTGGGATGTCGGCACGGATGATGAGAAGCAGACTATTGCTTCCCTCATGGTGAAGCTGGCGAAGAAAAACGCATAG